The genomic window TTGGAACAGTGTGAGTAGAGCAGTAGTAGAGCATgagagggaaactctgagtcaCGCCTAGAGAGACAAAGTCCATGAAGTGTAAGGGTGAAGCACCAAGGCTAGAAAATCCTCTTTTTATACCGACGGCTCCTTTTTTGAGAGTTTCTGTATGTCATAGACTGTGATACACACTGCCCGAAGTGATGAAGTTGTTCTTTTATACCATGGCCTTTAGATGGCGCCTTGTGTCACTCCattctttcttaaaaactcaAATTACTACTTAGCTGTCATTTGTTGTTAGCAAAGGAGTGCCAGAAATTTaccagcagttttttttttttttcatttccagagcaacatttaaaactattttgtgTAAAGGCTGAATTGGAAAAGGAGGTTGTGCTTCAATGATATGATTTTCAGTGAAGAGCTAAACCGAAAATGCATGTTCTGAAAAATGTGAAGAGGTAGCACATCTCAAATTTCCAAGTCAAGAAGAGAAAATACTaatatttcacttgtttatttggctCACAGCACAACTTAAGCGTTTCAGGACAGAGCCTTCTtgagagtgttttctttttctactttGTGATGGCTGAAAGGAGGTTTTGCTTCGACAATGGGATTCTCAGTGAAGTTCAAAACCCAAAATCCTGTGAGCATGCTCCGAAAATGTGAAAAGGTAGCACATCTCAAATTTCCAAGTCAGGGAGGACAGAGTActaacatttcacttgtttatttggctCACGGCACAACTTAAGCGTTTCAGGACAGAGCCTTCTTGAGAGTGTTTTCTATTTCTACTTTGTAATGGCTGAAAGGAGGTTGTGCTTCGACAATGGGATTCTCAGTGAAGTTCAAAACCCAAAATCCTGTGAGCATGCTCCGAAAATGTGAAAAGGTAGCACATCTCAAATTTCCAAGTCAAGGAGGACAGAGTActaacatttcacttgtttatttggctCACGGTACAATGGAAAAACGCTCACACGCTTCAGGACAGAGCCTTCTTGAGAGTGTTTTCTGTTTAGTGTGATGTTTCTgcctgctttttctttttctttaccaAATGTGGACAGGGGTCAGAATCTATAACTACATCAGTGAAACTATCATAAAGTGGctgttgtgtagttgtgtgttcAAAAACTCGTCTCACGTTAAGATTTGTAACTGTCGACAGATTTATCGCTGagctgaaaacatatttattgtgTTAGCACAGATCTTATCTTGCCTGCTTCACTCAAAAACCACTTGTGTTAGTCTTCTGATCACAGCAGATTTGATTTAACTTGATGCATaatgaggatttttttaaatttataatgtTGACATATTAAAATGTCTGTGGAAACAACGCTTTCATTACCAAAACTTTTGAATTACTTTGAGTTCCGAACAAATAAAAGGAGGGGATTTACATCgcagaaacaggaagtcacagGTTCAGTCTACATTATCATCAAGTGTCCTTTAAGGCATCCCTGTTCAGACACTCATtataaaactaaatgtatttaaaggtcaTTGTTATTATGTAATCAAACACTTTTTTGCCTTGGTGTTGCTGTGTCCCTCAGCAGTTTCCATCAATGCTCCACTAAATGTTGGACTGTAACATTTTCACCCACAGGACTCATGTTTCATACTCATGTTTCACATTTATTGTGTGATGTGAATATaatttaatgtctgtttttgtttgtgtgtttgtttgtttgtttttgtctttaaaagaGTCAAACAATAGTTGGCACCTGTGTCATGAAGTcttcatgtgattttttttttcatgtcagtaCACTTCATTACAGTCATTATTTTGTGAATAATAACAAACACTTACCAAATACATTCCAAGAGTAAATGTTTTTCAAGGGACGAGGACGACAAAGAAGCaaattaaagcaagaaaaaccttTAGATGtgaaatggttaaaaaaaaaaaaaagaaaagaaaaaaaaaaaggctgaggtatattgttcatttttgaTAAAAAGTTTGCTATGGAAAACAAAAGTTTGTCTTCACATGAGAAACATCTACTAACtagaaatgaatgaatactGCGAGGAGTCGACTGGAAACCTCTCACCTCGTCAGGGAGGTGAAGGATGATACATACTGCCACAGAATACCACGATCAAAATAAGATACACACCTTAAATCGGTCCTCAGTCAGTCAGGGAGACACATTCACATCTACGGGAAATTTAGAGTCTCCATATTGACAGAGTTGCATGTCTTTGGATTTTGGGAGGAAACTCGCGCAAACAAAGGACCATGGCCAAGGAGCGTCCAGCTGTCCCGGTGGTTTAAAATGCATACTTTATAATCGTGATGTCTTGAGTTTTATTCCAAAAGAGAACttctgttgcatgtcattccctgCCCTGAAGTTCTGTCTGCATTTTAGTTGCaaactaaatatataactatatataaaatgcaaaaaaaacaacaccaagtaaaagtccttctccagtcaaaaatgtgtttttcttcttgtcccTTCAGTTGGACATCTGAGCTTCACTGAGCAGAATGATGTagatgcagagtttgacactagaaggctgttttcacattcatctgctgaaagtggaaagtttctctgtgctcacaactagtttggagccaattgtggtccagtgtTTAACTTCCAGAGAAGAAGCATGAGACATCTTGCAACCAGCAGTAGGTTAAAACTAAAACTagaagaaggagtagatgtgattttaaagatttttaacaaggtaattgaacatttttgtggaaaaaaaaacagccaaacacacaaacatttattattccaagcagaggattttacatgtcttaaaacatgactggaggggatctttaaaaataaataaaaaccaggTTCAAAGTTCAAACACAGCATATTTACAAGATCTGTAAAGGTTTGCATGGTATCCATGTTGAGCACAGCACAGAGGGAAGTACATATTAAGTGTTTAGAGAGTTGTCAATAGTGGCAGTGTGAAAACATCGTGTGAGTCTCCAATCTCACTTGTATTACAGGAACGGTGCAAATGAATAATGGGCCTTTGGGACTTGATGTGTCATAGATACAGATCGCTCCTGGCCAAAACAAGCAGCTAAGATGCTTGCTGTGTTAAGGGGAATTTGAATGGGATCCAGGAAATCTTTCAGCTGGAGTGTTGAGGTGCTGCAGGCCTTTTAAAAATCCACGTGGGAGCACAGTGGCACATGAGGATACTGACaagagttttctgtttttgtttcctgtgaTGTGAGCAGCAAACCAGACTTTAATATAAGTTAGTCTGGTTTGAGGATACTTCATACTTCCTATTTAAAAAGGTTTTGTGCCCCTATTATTTCCACAGCTTGGAATAACAACTCATCTGTAATTTCATTAAATTTGtctacaaatataaatactcacaatataaaaatgttgatattgttAAATTACAGAATTTCAAACTGACAATGTGATCCACTAATTCATAATTATGTGAGTGATCTTCTTTAACGTCTCCACTAGACACCAACAGCTTATCTGCtctgacatacagtagattTAGTACAAAGATTTGGTGccattttctgttcatttttgaGAAGCCACTCAGACTTGACTTCTGCAAATAATTATAAACTTTTCAGTGTAGAAAGCTTCTACTTAATTAAGACAGTGGAGGCAAAGAAAGCCGTGAGTACACACTGCAtattataacacacacagacattttcatGGTTTCCTGTAAACAGGGGGCTGTGAAATTGTTTCACGCTCAAAAACCTGTGATTGCATGATCAGTTATTCATTTCCTTCAGAGTTGTCACGGGTCTATTTCAATTTACGATACACAAGCATGTAAAGAAAAAGGCCATGAAGTTTTATGCTGCATAGTGTAGTTAAGAAATGTGTTAGTTTCTGAGAAAAATGATAACCAGCATTTGAACAGCATTTCTCtttaattctgtgtgtgtgtcagcacaTCACAATACCACAGAGTTACACTGATATGATCCCACATGAGATTATTTACATTCAAGATGACAGTTACAGATGAGCACCTCTGATTTATCTTTgttccctttttcttctttctgcttGATAATGATGTGTGCTTTGTGTGGGTTTGCTAATGTGTTTCATTCAGATAACAGTCTAACAATGGCAGGGTTAAAATAGCCCACCAAAGGGAAAACACAGCTATTTGCAAATCTGCAGGGTATGCACAGATGTACACAACTCATATAGATTCAGATCCCACTGTGAGGCTGGACTCTGCAGTCACCCGGTGGACTCAAGAAtacatttaagtcatttaagGACACAGAGTATGGGATTTGAGCTCCCAGTTCTCTGGGGGAATAAAGTGGAATTGGTCCCTTATGAAAATATTATGCATTACAAAAATATCCATCAAGgagttttcagtggaaaaagtAAGAAATCTATACATATACAATATGAAGTACAGTCTCTGTAGTGCTTAAAATCcttattttcacacatttaatctCCTCTCTGTTATGAATATCTGTAGGCATGTGTATATGTGgcgtctgcacacacacacacacacacacaaatgaacacaatcAAACCAATATGATTATACAAGATCAAATCCAGATTAGCCTGCACCATAGTGGTATTTGAAGGAAATTCAAAAGGAAATCTAGGACAATATATTGaagacagagacactgaggcCTTGATGACTTCTGTACAGGAGTGAAACAAACGATGCTGACAGAGCTCGCAGACTCGGCCGAGGCACTCTCACTCCAGAAGGGGAAAGTGAGTTCATGTGTCATCGGAGGTCATTACTGCTCGCTCTACTGGACACTGCCAGTCACACCCTAAGAGGacagaaatgtataaattaaataGTCACTCAAAATAGTATAAAGAACCAGTATTTAAAGGACCattgtgtaggatttagtggcatctagcggtgaggttgcagattgcaaccaactgaatacgCCTCCctttccaagtgtgtaggagaacctacggtggctgtgaaactcgtttgtccattctgggctactgtggAAACATGGCGAGCTCCGTGGaaggggacccgctccctatatagatataaagggctcattttaaggtaacgaaaacacaatgagtgttattttcaggtgattatacactaattaaaacatacttttgaatATGATATCCCATTTCTGCCAAatctgttccactagatgccgctaaattctacacactgcacctttaacattTCTACTGTTGCACAAAAATTCAGTTTGTTCAAACAATTACAGAAGGAGCTTTTGGTGATAACGCACAACACCTCATGACTCTCAAAAGAAATCTCATTGTTGAGATTACTGATTGAAATTCTCAACATTCTGGATGACactaaatgtaaattaaatgttctATGTTACTTTTTGTTAATTACCAACacacaaagcaaagaaaaaaaacccaccctGTCATACAAAGTGTTCATCATTTCTAAGTCATCACAGGACAAAGCAATGTgataagaataaaataatatttgtgGTGTGAACCAACAAATAAATTCACATTACATTACTAAAAGCattatatattgtaaatgatgaattttgtacaaacttagtcaaaatatgtttaaagctgcattaattgatttttttggccgCTTAGGGGCAGCATAACAAGCTgtaaatacaacactgacatattatcaccttataaagtttaTATATCTGGATTGTTAGCAAACAAAAGTTGTTTACTCACACATCCaaaagacacagagcaacattagcattcatttgaggTTAAGTTGTGCTTCTGGTcacctgacaaatgtaagtTCAACATTTTCCCAACTTTTAGCTCTCCTTTGATCTTCACCAACTCCTAAAGTGagttttagctgctaaatgcttcattATGTTCACTAGCTACTTGCTAACTTTGTCCCTCTAgcatttggtgctgggcaggtggtgTTCAGTCGATTTATCATaactttttcactgaaaacagctaccTGACAGGTTGGCTACAGCTGTGATAGTGACCAACACAGTAAGACTCTAAAATGCTGCACAGAGCTGATGGGAACTGTtggatgataattctctgtgggtttgtcccTACGAGTGACCCCTGACATATTATGGATAGTCATTTGAGTGACTGTTAAATATCGATTAGTCCAGCTTTATAAAATGATGGTATCATGTGAAAAAAACTACAATCTCAAGTGTGTGCTTTAACCTGATCCATATTGGGTTTTACTTCCACAGAAATATGATTATGCAGTTGTTGCACAAGTGTCATATTGCTCAGAAACAGACATTAAGTGAGAAAATGCTGCTCCCTGAGAGATTAAACACCAGAGACAGAAAGATTATGGATGCATAGGAAACCTGCATGTACTATTGGGCATGTGGAGCAGGATGGAAACAGTGCGGatccaaaaacacaaagagggggAACAAGAGGACAAGAACCGCTGTGGAATCAGGCCAGATATGCACGTCTAATAAGAGCACTGTGATCAAGCCACTTCCTCCTCTCAGTGGAAGTCTGGGCGCATAAGATAAAACAGCaggtcagcagcaggttttccATAAACTGGATGACAGAATGACTCTGGCAACAGATGAGGTCAACCAGGTTTGTAAATCCATGcagaaacaacaacaggatATTTGACAAAGGCAACCAGAGAGTCATTTCCCCTCATCACCAGTGATCATGACAACATCAGGCTGCTGCCAAAGAGATAACAGCTCCACCGATCTCATCTACACTATTTAAAATCCAGTGAATTTATTTGTACTCACAATAAATGCTGAATGGGGTAATTACCTATAACGATAGACCATAGACCACCTAACCTGATAAATCTCACAGCTATATTactttattaattttacaatcAGAAGTGGAGAGTAACAACCTATATCTACTCAACTACTGTCCAGTTTCCAGGTCCTGGGGGTTTATACTggaggttagggtaagggtttaGTTAGTATATTCATTCAGTAACACTTATAATGTATTTCATATGGAAATGTTCTTTTCATCATGTATCTGATGGTTGTAGTAAGTTGTGACTTTGCAGATAAAGttattacacacaaaacatagaAATATGCTCAAAACGATGCATTTCATTGTTTACCTAACAGAGTATAAAGAAGTTAGATTCAACATTAAATTGCTCATTAAATGTTAATGCATCTACTTTCCCTCAgaatgagtatttttacttttgatacttgagTATAATTTGTGACTAAGAGTGCTttactttaagtaaaaatgaatccatgtcttttaatttttttggaTAATTGCATCTCGCCTTTATTGGATAGCTGCAGTTGAGATACGGCGTGCGACAAAGATCCACTAAAAGAcacaacttttacttttaacagaGCATGTTTAAAGAGTAATTTAGTACcagactgaaaaacagtatttcaCCGCCCGATCTGGGTGAAAGTTTAAATCAGTCGCAGCGTCGACCATACCCagaagtgatgtcacagtgtactgacacaccctggaGTAAAACTTTCACATCACTGCAGCCAGGTGAGAATTTAATCACTGgagtcagttcagtttcaaataaaataaaaactgtctgCATGGTTAGATACCACTTTAGGTATgcgagggttttttttttttttgtagtaatTTGAACCAACCCTTTACAATATGATGTTGCTTCTTCTACTTACAGGAAGAATAAGAGTACTCGTTTTACTGCTGTGTAAGGCCAGACTGATGCACCTGCGTGCTTTGCTGGCTGCAGGGAGGCAGGCCATTGGACGTCCCGCGGCCGTGTCTCACCTCAGGGCACAAACTGGGCTGCTTTTTGGAGGAAAGTGGAAGGTGAGGCTCTTGATGCGCCCCAGCACAAGGGCTAGAAACCTTAAGATATAAAATAGAAATCAAAGACAGAGTGAATGTTTACGATGTCGGAGAAAAGTATGGATGACGTAAGTGGAAGGGAGCGTTGATACAAACTCACCACTTTTGAGGCCGGGCTGTGTTGGGGCGGATGCAGTGAGGGCAGGGAGGTGTTGTAAGACAGCAGACAGGGCTGCTGACGTCGGTCCATGGATGCCGAGGAGTGAGGTCGCAGGCCAGTTGGAGACTTCATGTTCCTGCCCAGGCTGTTTGACTTGCTTTCCCTGCGTTGGTACTCTATTGGAGACTGAAGGGCTACAGTGCCAAAGCCGAAAGGTCAAATTACTCAGATGCACCACACCAAACTCTTAAATCTTTAGTTTTATTGAGGAAACATTAGTCTCTGGTACCATTTAGGAAGTTCCTCTGAGTTTCTAAGATTTGGACCACGTCATCGAGCCAAGCCTGCTGTATTTCCGGAGATGATGCCTGCATGATGAAGCGTGTCACGCTGCTGTCAGTCCCGCGGGAGGTCAGGACTAGGCAGCATGGATCTTCCTCAGCGTGCTCCTCCACGCCCAAGCAGCTGACCTGCAGAGCACACAGCAGATGTGTTGGACATTGAGAAgaagcacaaaacaaacatgaagaaTGATTCAAACACAGTGATATTCTTACCtttatgctgtttttaaaggtgtACCCTGGCAAAGAGAAGCCTTTTTTCTTATCAATTGGCTCGCTGAAGATGACCAGCTGCTCAAACAGGAAGACCCGCCTCTCCTTGGCTCTGGACAGGAAGCCGCCTTCCTGTTCGCTGACAGAGAAGGTATCCTGCTGGAGCAGCTTCCCCTGAGCTGTGATTTTCCCCTGAAACATTATGTTCGTCACAGACATTGTGATAGCCTgtaagtgtttttaatgcattttgttgttgttgttttattttcctgtttgcattttcttttttgttttattttcctgttttctatcttgttattgttttttgtgaagcaccttgtaactctggttttgaaaggcaccacagaaataaagtttattattattgtaagtCACATGGCACACATGATTACAGATAAAAAAGAATCTCACCTCAAAACCTTGGAGCCTGCCCACATTCATCATATCATTGCAGCGTTTAGGCACAAAACACATCACTTCCACTGCCCTCTGATGTAGGAAAGTAAACGGATGAAGCTCAATGAGTCAAAACAAGTTGCACAAACAAAGTTTACAGATTCAGACAGATTTAAAATGCCattttatatgtgtttgtaCATTCTGTAATGAGCTCGTACCTGCAGCTCCTCAACATCCCTTCCTGCTTTGTTGTAGTACTTCAAGAAGTCCTGAAGGTGCCAAACACAAGTTTATTTAGAGTTGTAgtgatttttaataataaagaagCATTACCCTTTTTTATGCTGTAATTCTAAGAAAACTCGATGCAGTTCTGAAGCTGGTGGGAAGATCGGAAGggaaataactttttatttcagAGCAAAAAGCTCCATAAATTTGATGTATGATCAGagtttcttgttttcttttacatcttttttGTTATGAAGTTTTTTGGTTGcatgacaaataaaatgtgtaataaaTAATGTTGAATTCTGTTACATCTACCCACTATCTTTGGATTTGAGACATTTCCTACTTTGTTAAACTGGAAGAAAATTAAATCTCAACTATGAGggtcattttcagttttaaggAAACATGGGAATCCAATTTCCACATAAATAAActatttcttttgtcttttatcatTGTGTACTCCACTACACACTTACTGTAagtatatgtgtacatgtgtacacATATATAGatgtttacttttatatttGCCATGTAGCTCcacaactttttatttctcatagGTGACCAaatttcctcttcctctaattgttctgttttataagaACTTAAAATCCGTTCTGAAGCTCGACATGCTACTTGttatctgttatttgtttggaaacttttttgggggaaaaacaACTAATGTATAATGGGTAGCAACATGTAACAATGACAGCAAaccttcagcagcagctgataCTTCATGATCCGCTGAACAGGTTTGATGAGCAGGTCATTGAGCTGCAGCCTGTGACCCAACTGCTGCCTGAGATCCTGTCGGGTgacagaaaggagagaaaggttttaaatgcaaattcaaaGCAACACATGTGATGGGAGAAGATGAATGTAGCAATAAAGTTGTGATAGATTTAAGCCCTCACCTCAAAGTAGGTCTCAATGTACTCAGAGACGATGTGCTCTGACTTGGGTTTGTTCTGACAGTAAACAACATACATGTGAAGTCGTCGCTCCTGGAAATttaagacaggaagagagagagaaatcgtGTGACTGTCACTGTAAAtgatgcacgtgtgtgtgtgtgtgtgtgtgtgtgagagagagacggacagagAAGGAATTCAACTTGTGAGCTGTTCCAGATCAAGTTTTGTTGTGATCCCATTCCCCTCAAAAGTTTTTGTTAAGTTTTGTTAAATCAGTACAGAAACTTTCCCTCATTAAATAGTTCCAGTGGCTGACAAAGAATGATTTAATTTGCAGTGTCTTAATTAGGTTTGCTGCACCACGCTGACTCAAGTTGGATAGAGGAGCTGAGCAGAAAAAAAGTTGCAACCAATCAAAACAGCAATAGTTTATCCTCCTGCTAATTCATCtattactgtgttttatgtttgtactTTGTTTAGTTATAGAGATCTGGTTTCACTTTGACATTACATAATCTGTTTTTTCAATGTGCAGTGTAAAACGATAAAAAATGGGGGTGAATACTTTTAATAGAGCTCTTAGATCTCTAATTCCAGCTCATTTTCACACACAGCGAGGTCTCTGCGGAGCATCTTGAACACTGAATGTCGGCTTTGAGAGTTCTTTAGTGGAACCAGAGTGATTACGAGACCTTTTATTCTGCAGCTGCACCTGCAAACAACTGATCTGCAAGATGGAGAAACATCTGGATGGCAGGGGACCAAAGGCTTTGCACAAAGCCAGAACTCTCTGTGAGACGGCTGCAACCTTCAGACAAACTCAAAACACGCAGAGGGACTAAAAAAGAAACTTCTCATTAGCACTTGTTACTCACTGATCAATAGACTCacatgtttgatgaagagctgagCCAAGCTGTCTGGATCACCCACACATTTCTCCAGCTCGCCCAGGAAATAGCTGTTTGACACGAAGCAGAAAAGGTCAGGCAAGAACAGTCATCCAgccaaataaacacacatgcacacactcccccccctccccctccccccccacacacacacactcagaggcaggaaacaaacagcCACAGGGGGCATGACACACTCTGGACCGTCATGAAACATGAGAAGCTCAGAAACAATAAGTGTAAACTGTTACAAAATTGTTCGAATTCAGCGGAACTGAGaggtgaaaaaaacatttcgGACTCACTCCTTATGCCAGTCATAGATCTGGTGGATGTTTCCAAACACAATCCTGTCCTTCCCCTTCATATCCTCTGGAACTCCCTGATTGGTCATAGACGCCATGTAGCCctgtgcgcgcgcacacacacacacacacacacacacacacacacacacacacacacacacacgaaaaaaGACAACTTCTCTTTCAGTTTAAGACATGAATGTTGGAGAATGAATTATTTCTTGTATAAATGCAGTGAGTGGATTTTTTTGAAGCTTTGAAGCGAGACACACACCTGCACTATGAGTCCAAGATCTTCCACATACAACCTTTCAGTCTCTATTAGCTCTGTCAGCACatatctgagagagagagagagagattaaaacagcaaataaagcaTAATCAGAAAGAGGAATTATCACTTACATTCTGGCAAAATGAATTCAGAAATGTACACGTCTGGCAAAGATATAGTTTGACATGTTGGGAAAGAGTTAGATGAACATTAATACCACATAAGAGATGTAgcaatcctctcatctaactcacagtaagaaagcaaacaaacttatttcccaaaatgtagaACTAACCCTTTAAATACAGAGGTCAACACCTACATGCTCTTCTCTAAGGCCATGTTTCTCTCCTCCTCGCTGTCCACTATAGCAGACCACTGACTCCCTGAATCATCAGTCACAGTACAGCTGTCGTCACCTTGGAGAGTGTTGATGCTGGATTTGTGgctctaaaattaaaaaaaaaaaaaaagaaagtacaGCTTTTGGTAAGCAACATCATAACATATTACGTAAGAGGAGAAAGTCAGTGAGTTGtccaagtacatttactcaagttgtACTTTACTcgaatatttccattttctgctactttcaACTCCACTACAGTTCAGACAGAAATATAGTACTTTTTACtcctttacatttattttacaccCAGACTGTAGTTACCTTTTGGCTTTTACAAACTTTTTGGCTTATGACTTCTTATAATGAGCAGTGTATTGTCTAGACTTCTCATTTAAAGAGGTAACaatatccagtatttcacaaaaaaaatccaatatcggACAAAAGTCCAAAAAATGAATAGAAATGTTTGTGGCGAAActttgttctttcttctttttgtgacCCAAATGCTACTTAAGCATCGATGTACCAATATTAACAATCTAATGAAGTAAAATGTAGTGATACCTCAGTCACAGGAGccattttactgcaaaatgagttcttttacttttgatacattTTGCTGAAAACACTTTTGCACGTTTACTTGAGTAgtgttttaaatgcaggacttttacttgtaatggagtgttttatatacatacattattttACTGGTAGTTTTGCTTAAGTAagggatctgagtacttcttccaccactgctgaaaCACTTTGGTGTCGTGAAGTCTGACCACTGGCGCATCAGCCAGAcacatttaaatcattaaaCGTCTTCTGCAGCATCCTCTGACCTGCCAGCACACATCTGTGGAAAAATAAGGAGACGAGCTGGGCTACGGACTTGTGTCTTATCCTGGGGAACTCATCAGTTGGGCAATTTCGTTGATCCTCTTGTTGGAAAGTCATGCCACCCTAAATCCCTGAGTAGTAACCTGAGAGTAATAAGTACTTTTTAATGTCTCtccttgctgctgctgaggagaTTTGTGGAGCAAATATATTAGAAAAGTAGAATTGAGCCTCATGGATGAAGGCGAATAAAGAGCAACATTTGTACAATTTAGGTCATATAACAAGTTGGGGTTAAATAAATGGAGAGCTGTTATATAACAAATATCACTCCTCACCTAAAAGCAGTATAATCTAATGTGAATTTGACTGTAATCCTCTTGACATACTGTAGTCTCACCACATTTTGTTCCCTACCTCAGTGCTCTGGATGATAATCCTTCTGTGTGAGTCAGTTTGTAGGTCAGATATGCACTTTCTGTTGATTTTAACTCttcttttaccattttttttctggggacagtcttttctctctctctctctctctctctctctctctctctctctctctctctctcagtgtcaACTGTTCACATCCTCACCCAGCAGACATCCCGACTATGAA from Thunnus maccoyii chromosome 3, fThuMac1.1, whole genome shotgun sequence includes these protein-coding regions:
- the arhgef25b gene encoding rho guanine nucleotide exchange factor 25 isoform X3, producing the protein MLSESDSLPDRDSSSSSGPEPKWGSSAAVAILQISDTSKDKLLADENNQDIRMELNWARKSSVATGYKAESYSAAGSDGSITPSVGSVPHQASGNSSPCSHTSSGGSRHPVSALKKWLTNPVRKLSSDARGGAGKAEKQMCRSDGRQPPSLLSHGEAQPRSLEQHDNYTILPSEDRDTVSVCKDSVLSPASPPAQPSGQSHLSDVLQGRDTQSLSHKSSINTLQGDDSCTVTDDSGSQWSAIVDSEEERNMALEKSIYVLTELIETERLYVEDLGLIVQGYMASMTNQGVPEDMKGKDRIVFGNIHQIYDWHKDYFLGELEKCVGDPDSLAQLFIKHERRLHMYVVYCQNKPKSEHIVSEYIETYFEDLRQQLGHRLQLNDLLIKPVQRIMKYQLLLKDFLKYYNKAGRDVEELQRAVEVMCFVPKRCNDMMNVGRLQGFEGKITAQGKLLQQDTFSVSEQEGGFLSRAKERRVFLFEQLVIFSEPIDKKKGFSLPGYTFKNSIKVSCLGVEEHAEEDPCCLVLTSRGTDSSVTRFIMQASSPEIQQAWLDDVVQILETQRNFLNALQSPIEYQRRESKSNSLGRNMKSPTGLRPHSSASMDRRQQPCLLSYNTSLPSLHPPQHSPASKVVSSPCAGAHQEPHLPLSSKKQPSLCPEVRHGRGTSNGLPPCSQQSTQGVTGSVQ
- the arhgef25b gene encoding rho guanine nucleotide exchange factor 25 isoform X5 — its product is MLSESDSLPDRDSSSSSGPEPKWGSSAAVAILQISDTSKDKLLADENNQDIRMELNWARKSSVATGYKAESYSAAGSDGSITPSVGSVPHQASGNSSPCSHTSSGGSRHPVSALKKWLTNPVRKLSSDARGGAGKAEKQMCRSDGRQPPSLLSHGEAQPRSLEQHDNYTILPSEDRDTVSVCKDSVLSPASPPAQPSGQSHLSDVLQGRDTQSLSHKSSINTLQGDDSCTVTDDSGSQWSAIVDSEEERNMALEKSIYVLTELIETERLYVEDLGLIVQGYMASMTNQGVPEDMKGKDRIVFGNIHQIYDWHKDYFLGELEKCVGDPDSLAQLFIKHERRLHMYVVYCQNKPKSEHIVSEYIETYFEDLRQQLGHRLQLNDLLIKPVQRIMKYQLLLKDFLKYYNKAGRDVEELQRAVEVMCFVPKRCNDMMNVGRLQGFEGKITAQGKLLQQDTFSVSEQEGGFLSRAKERRVFLFEQLVIFSEPIDKKKGFSLPGYTFKNSIKVSCLGVEEHAEEDPCCLVLTSRGTDSSVTRFIMQASSPEIQQAWLDDVVQILETQRNFLNALQSPIEYQRRESKSNSLGRNMKSPTGLRPHSSASMDRRQQPCLLSYNTSLPSLHPPQHSPASKVVSSPCAGAHQEPHLPLSSKKQPSLCPEGVTGSVQ
- the arhgef25b gene encoding rho guanine nucleotide exchange factor 25 isoform X1 is translated as MLSESDSLPDRDSSSSSGPEPKWGSSAAVAILQISDTSKDKLLADENNQDIRMELNWARKSSVATGYKAESYSAAGSDGSITPSVGSVPHQASGNSSPCSHTSSGGSRHPVSALKKWLTNPVRKLSSDARGGAGKAEKQMCRSDGRQPPSLLSHGEAQPRSLEQHDNYTILPSEDRDTVSVCKDSVLSPASPPAQPSGQSHLSDVLQGRDTQSLSHKSSINTLQGDDSCTVTDDSGSQWSAIVDSEEERNMALEKSIYVLTELIETERLYVEDLGLIVQGYMASMTNQGVPEDMKGKDRIVFGNIHQIYDWHKDYFLGELEKCVGDPDSLAQLFIKHERRLHMYVVYCQNKPKSEHIVSEYIETYFEDLRQQLGHRLQLNDLLIKPVQRIMKYQLLLKDFLKYYNKAGRDVEELQRAVEVMCFVPKRCNDMMNVGRLQGFEGKITAQGKLLQQDTFSVSEQEGGFLSRAKERRVFLFEQLVIFSEPIDKKKGFSLPGYTFKNSIKVSCLGVEEHAEEDPCCLVLTSRGTDSSVTRFIMQASSPEIQQAWLDDVVQILETQRNFLNALQSPIEYQRRESKSNSLGRNMKSPTGLRPHSSASMDRRQQPCLLSYNTSLPSLHPPQHSPASKVVSSPCAGAHQEPHLPLSSKKQPSLCPEVRHGRGTSNGLPPCSQQSTQVHQSGLTQQ